ataatatcatatatattattacggttgtcgaacacccttttccgggacttacaccgaacagattttaataaattatatcttaaaaaaaggcgAATTTCTGCCGCCAGAATctggcaaaatataaatatataaatgtttataatttttaagaaatcttaatttgtttaaaaaataatattccagccaaaatgaattttaaaatgactttttatcaCTTTCCAATGAATCTGGAAATGTTTGACATGGCGTGTTCCTGTTCACATTAGGGGTGTTCGTATATCATTAGTTCGTATCATCAGGGGCGTTCATTAGGCGAGTAAATTCTCcgatttgcttaaaaattctgatggttaacattttaagcattattatgtacaaacaaattgcagataagtttggacaaaaatatgaaacctgtcaaattttagaagtggggatgaaatcctctcagagaaagaaaaaattgtgcaaaagtacgcaaactcttttaggacaaaattatcatttattaaaagaaaaaaagaaggcactagcttttgaaagatttcagacttttgtccgaagaaatttttgggcagaaatttgCAAGAAGAGGGGctctcttttttgtaaaaaaaaaactacacagtttcagtctaatcaaacaggaattgggttaaaaaagttgaaaaaaggagaattatttctgttttaggcagtacctaaacagccctgttacatgtaacattagttatacatttttatttcatttttggaacacaaattaaaaatgccaacttttgaggttctgggtagtcaacctccgtaaaaaaaagatcactcaaaagttttattttgtatttaagtgccttatatcatgttttcactaaaatccaaatgagatattttcgtaaactatttcattttgaatggttAATGGTTAATGGTTAATCCATAGAATCCGTTCCACCCGTTGTGTCAATCAATCCGTTGaaattgaaggatgggacagaaaggggtgacccaaagaatacgttgcatgacggattgctttttgacagctcactttaaattccaaggtatgttcgatattttctcgatgaatgtgcactaaggaagttctgatgcaagaaattgttaactattatcgttgttcttttttttttttaataaaataaaatacgctaCTAGACTTTATGTATGttcttgctcttcagttaaaaacaatttttaataacagattatcatttgtagatatgactttggcataataaaattgaactctacaacagaattttagtatttaattgatataatttattagatatatcattaaatgttacttttattacattttcttcacaaataaacaactaaagttcacaattcataaaatcagaaaagaaaagaacacagttcttagctctgaaattccccggtctgcactccgaaacagaaaatcgaactgatctattgttgacaaccaatgtcaaaggatacgacagatgaaaaagtagaaagttgggctatttcttccgtcgaattcgtcaaatacaaataattgatttattttattcatttatcacataatacgatattttgataggaataattatattccacatagtgtagttccgataaccaatgaaagatacaaaatattttgcttattttttactttggtgtacttagcgtagttccttcaacatcaagtgcggtcctacctttattttaattattctttcagatcattgaacacttctacataagatgtttccaaaattattggaaagtggaagtgttcatcgcttttgacaggatctttggaataagttcagtggggaacttccaacgattgtcagtataagaaaatagtcaaaagaaaacagaaaaaaagaaaaaaaaatttacagctaTAGCTGGGATGGTGAAGACTGAagacataaacaaacaaaaggagGCGCGAATTGCGATAGAGTTTTGTGAATTTAGTTcgtgttttccaaaataaatatgtaaaattaattatttttttttaattaatcggaaataaaaactttaaatttgaaaacaatcgcgaaatataaaagtttttgtggttaaatgatttcgaacacacagtgtttgttgtaatgtaagtgtgtgtgacaatatgttttttgtttacattttccctgccgagatatgtcaaattagaaaaggaaaagacaaagatagtttttggaatttccctttatgaaaaaaaaaacaccgccagaaacaaaacaataacaaacgtttaatggcgtttttaattggcaatccggaattgttcttcgattcagaatcccaattgaacagttttttttattccgaagaatctgaagtttaaCATGTGCCACATATATGTGTAATCGCGCCaaacttcatttgtttttgtgctgcaaacattttgtactgctaacatttaaatctatgaatgtgtgagtgattctgcttctgattctgtttttaaaaccagaagagaaattctgtttttttttcagaatcagaactgtcagttttgatttttggttttttgtgaaattttttgaatccaaaatggatgccatgctatggtttttgttttttttttgtgaaaaaaatttgtttgcatccatcatggatgtaatggccttccactGCGGAGTtaatactaaaaaaacaaaagcgacttttctgacagacagctgccaaagtttatgtacagtggtgccaaatatttgcatggatttcaaaaatcaatatagataaacaaaaaaacacacctatggttttttttcaagattttttgtaagtacctacatatatgtatgaacaTATTCCGTAGGAACATTTCATCTTCCATTTGCCAGGAAAAGTCTGGGAAGTGTACCTATGTATGTGCATATAtagtatatacatacataatgtacataagaAAAAAGCCGGAATATTTGAAggctccaggggaaaaacagcacaagtccattccaactcatttcgagaaaaatgcgtttttaaattttgttctccatacaacttagtacttagcacacaatttatttattttttcagcaaggcttaaatttgttttataaaagtaaggatgccatcagatagtggtcagtaaatactacaagacctcatcattcgtttatttttgacaaaaagtggacatgtgccgtttttcccctggacccttcatttgCTCTTTGCGTGCTATAGGGGCGTAAGTGTtgcacccctattacgattgtcaactatcaattctttgcccctgggtaaaaaggacttacataaatgatagtttaccagaaaatccgattgaagttgaaaatcgatgaatttttgagcattgatccccttatttttataagaaagagttactctaaatttatgtttttgataccaaataaaagagcttattctcttttcatcaaaacccgaaagtgcaattttgtgacttaacctctttgtagccggaagcaaagaatttatagttgttaaaaaaaatttgatctcttatttgctttgaaaaaaatttgaaaacgaagAATGATTCTAACCGTGAAATGTAACTGAAaagatccattaaaaaaatgaccagttttcccccatttcgattttaaaacatcaaatttcagtatttatcaactatcaattgatagttaagGTGGTGAATGCATGATTCAACATCGGTTCAAGttcttcaaattgaccaagtttgagatattagttgcggcaacctgtttgaaatagagttaattataaaatgtatgtacaacTTAGGGAACCTAGAATTGCTAAATTTAATGTGCCATATTCATAGCTGTTTAACTTAAACTGGGGCTAatccaatgtattttaaaaGGGATGAACAGGAGTTTTTTAGTAATTctcgactttttaaaaaacacactctgcatttacatttgtacctacctagctatactttctttttatttaagcatgcgagaagtctcgcacgggtaagctagtagaatatttatttttggtttaaaagtaagtactcatataatatgaacaatttttcaacaaaaaacgatttgtttcggttttaatctatttaaagttcgaagagcaaaacactgcagttcggataacggaaacttttacgaaagctgcttgaagaagggaaaacctacttggaaattcaaggttatataaggatgctcccctacaatggtagccaatgcaataaactcaacgaaaaacccgaaacgtgcggtagaaaaagaaaaaagaccgtcgtagatgacaggcgtattgtccagatgagcaaagttgagccttctgcatcgtcgtttcaaatccagaaggctttaagcctggattgcagtgcagtgaacattcggaggcgactgttagagactaatttgtacgcttgaagttcaCATAAAGTAccgctgttaacaaagaaatatgttaaaatactaaaattttcgaccctccatgtttaactttttccgtcgtatactttggaacatattccgtattgggtggacgtcggacgtattctggagatccagtaccaccaaagaggacaaatttgctcgcatcagtaaacaatatgttacgctATTACTTCGCTGGCCAGTTTATGTAatcttttacaaactggatacgctttttaacatgtttcacagaacttttcgtggacttcaagcgtacaaattagtctctaacagtcgcctccgaatgttcactgcactgcaatccaggcttaaagccttctggattcgAAACGACGATGCTGAAGGCTCAgctttgctcatctggacagtacgcctgtcatctacgacggtcttttttctttttctaccgcgcgtttgtggtttttcgttgagtttattgcattggctaccattgcagGGGAGCATTCTCATaaaaccttgaatttccaagtaggttttcccttcttcaagcagctttcgtaaaagtttccgctatccgaactgcagtgttttgcacttcgaactttaaatagattaaaaccgaaacaaatcgttttttgttgaaaaattgttcctattatatgagtacttacttttaaaccaaaaataaatattctatgttataaaccgcttttaaattcttcaaaaataactttaactactattattttgagcaggtcaaattagaaagaacaaccaaaagtcaatgaaaaattatttggaaccttctttttcattttaaaactatgatacatttattagtaattgaccgttacaaactttgacatcaaagaaactaaatttttaaccgtagaagcaccgtaattataaaaaatgttattttgatgcaggcactactattattttgaacacagctgtatatattttcaaaatcggttttcttatttatttaatttcatttaattaattaactGTCAAACCGATTCATAGCTGAgacgaaatataatttttcctaGCAACGTAGAATAAACTATGTGAACCTTAAGAACTAAGTTTTTCTTAGAGCTAAGTTTGGAATACTTAAAAAGAAGATTTatgactcgtttcagcaaatgggccttaaagACAATACTGTTTCCCttattttaacgattttgatcttAATATTTACCTTCCAATTGGAGACAGCTCCCTTCCTCTGTTTAGCTCTCGTCTTGTTCTTACTCTTTATAACCATTACACCTCTTTGTTCAAAGCCCGTATCATCAGAAACTCCAAGCGGAATTGAATAAGCTTCAAGATATTTTTGTGCATCTGTTTGTGGAACTGCTCGTTCAAGAGTCACAACAATTTTCGCCCACTTTTAAAGAAATCATTTTAATAACAAACATGTTGaccagttttaaaaatatcctacCTGCTTCATCCATTCTTTTTCCGATTGTTCAATTACATGAGCATAAGTATTACCCATCATAGCAATCAACATGTTCAATAGTAAAATCGGGACAAAAATCATAAATGTTACGAATACAGTTTTTGCCAAATTCGGATAAGATGTTTGATTTAAGTCAGGGTACTGAAAATGAAATCTTTagctttttctgtttttaaataaaggtacATCGTGACGTATACGTTATAATCTCCCAATGTTGTTTGAAACAATGCCATCCAAGTGCTTGGGAATGTATTGAACATTGTCGTCTGCAACTGAGGATGTCCTTTGAAGAGAAAGAAGAAGGCTTGTGAGAAGCCAAATATCACAATGGCATAAATGATGCCAAATGTGAACATGTCTCCAGTCAACATGGAGTATATCATTGTAACAAAAGGTCCAGTCAAGCGAACGGCTCTAAGAAAACAAGCATAATTAATTGAGACTTCGTTTTCATAAAAGCTCTCCAATTTTACCCAGCGAAAAACATCAATAAAAACCAACTTCCGGGAACTGCAAATACCAAAATAGCTTCTTCGGTATCTATATCGCCCATGATCCGAAATGGTATACAAGCCAAGATAAGTAAATTCGAGACCAAGAATATTGCTTTAGCTGGTGCATGTGACTTAAATTGAAATGTTTCAGACTTCATAGTTTTTGTAGTTTATAACCCTACCAGTTGCTTTAGAAATGCTGAAAGTCCTTGATTCTTAACTTCGTCACCTTGTTGAAAAATCACATAACTTAATACACCAGCAATTGTAGCCACTTCGGCACAATATCGAAGTATATTTTGAGCATCAGCAGATTCTTCAATTCCACCATTTTCATCGGGATCTTCAGGATCAGCATCCTCGCTGGCTAAATCAGTTCTAACAGGTCGTAAGTAGACCGAAATTGAAAGAAAGAACAAATGGATAAAGAGGATTAAAAGTCGTTTCAAGAACTGATTGCGGGCGAATGTCTTCCATTTTTCTTCCAATAGACGTTGAATGATGCCACCATCAAGCATATCCAAATGCTCCTCTTTTGTTCCATTTAAAATGATGAATAATGCTGAATTCCAATCTAAATATCATaacgagttttttttctttttgaaaagatAGATGGTTACAgggttttttttcttactaGTTCGTCCATCTGGCAACAATGTGTCCAAAGCATTCAAAGGATATCCCGAACAAGTAATATTACTGTAACGCCAAAATTCTCGAGCCGATAGCTCCAACATCTCACGAAAGACTTCTGCTCGGCCGAGCTTACAGGCAAGCGTGAGTGGTGTCAATCCAGAATGGTTTACTATGCCATTTTTTGCGGGTGTTTTGGGATGGCGTAAGGCATAACCGAACATAtcctggaaaattaaaaaaagggcaTCTCAACCTCCTAAAAGACCCTCAACAACCGTACtagcaattttgcttctataaagttttaccgaagcatctttaaagttttatagaagcaaaaattGTTAGTCGAGACAACTAACCAATTTATCGCATACAACAACCATGTGTAAAATCATATTGCCAAATGAGTCCTGAGCATCAGGATCAGCTCCATGGTCTAAAAGCAAATTGTAAACGCTCTCGTTTGTGCAGCAAGCCGACCATGCCAATGGATACTCTCCCATATAAGCTAAACCTTCATAGTCCGTATTCTTGGCTGGATTTGACTTTTGTTGGTCTCTAGGAAGGAAAAAGCTTCCAATTGCCCTTGCATTAATATCTGCCCCGGCTTCAATTAAATCAGCTACCAGCTCGTTATTGCTATAAGCAATTGCTAAATGTAAAGCACTTGCTCCTAAATACTCTTCGCCTTCCATAACATCCAACGCTAGATTAGGAAACACGCGTAACAATACTCGCGAaagttttgtatgaatttttgaatCACAAATTATCAAAACATGTAAAAGACTTTCGCCCAAAGCACCCCGATACTGCATTTGCCAACATGCTTTATGGTCTGCCCATTTACCCAAAGGATCATGAATCGAGAGTGATGCTTCGATTGGAATCATCACCTCAGTATGATCTCTATATTTCCAGCGAAGGAATTCTGCTCGATTAATAACTTGACCTTTGCCATCGTTGTACATGAAAATTCCGAATTGTTCGCGAATTAGTTGTTCAACTGCAACCAAGCCACCAGTGTTGATAGCATCTATAAGATCTCCACctgatgaaaaaattaattaagtttTCCTTTTTAAAAATGGTATATCAAACTAACCCCTTTTGTAGTCAGCTAACTTATATAGAAGACACTTGTTAGCTGTTGCTGATGATTGGGAAATAACTTGATCCAAAATTGCTCCAGGTTTCATTTCTGGTTCCTTTTTGCGgaagcattttttaaataaaaacctcatttttgttaaataaacttttttcttattaagACCAAAGGCGCAATGAAAAAAGTATAATAGTTTTATAAGCCAATGTTTGATCGATGGGCTTATTCGAATACTTACCATAGAAACAAGTTGTTTaggtttttgttttccatttgtGGTAAAACAtttctgttttttgttgttgttaggtgaggaatattttttccataattCTTAATCgacttaggcccatttgctcatactagtcataaattctcatcttagctaggtcgaacataactcttgtgttttacttagtttattctaagttgctaaaaaatatttatgtttaacctagcaatgatttactttcatgatataaatcgctgagaacttcaaattcaaaagtcaaatcaatagaaacgtcaaataatttaaatagattttgagcaatttagcaattaatatacaacaatatcgttaaattttcaagtttgtgtctttatcttgcggaataaaagtgtaaaaaagtatatttgagccaaaaataagtgttaattggttaaacaaaaattattcgtgtgtgtgtgtaaatgtgctggtgtgtcaaaattagtcaatgaaatatgacagcaaaatagtgcctcatacaaaaaactgtggtgtaaattgtaccatctgtggatggtttaagttaat
This DNA window, taken from Episyrphus balteatus chromosome 2, idEpiBalt1.1, whole genome shotgun sequence, encodes the following:
- the LOC129909989 gene encoding uncharacterized protein LOC129909989, coding for MRFLFKKCFRKKEPEMKPGAILDQVISQSSATANKCLLYKLADYKRGGDLIDAINTGGLVAVEQLIREQFGIFMYNDGKGQVINRAEFLRWKYRDHTEVMIPIEASLSIHDPLGKWADHKACWQMQYRGALGESLLHVLIICDSKIHTKLSRVLLRVFPNLALDVMEGEEYLGASALHLAIAYSNNELVADLIEAGADINARAIGSFFLPRDQQKSNPAKNTDYEGLAYMGEYPLAWSACCTNESVYNLLLDHGADPDAQDSFGNMILHMVVVCDKLDMFGYALRHPKTPAKNGIVNHSGLTPLTLACKLGRAEVFREMLELSAREFWRYSNITCSGYPLNALDTLLPDGRTNWNSALFIILNGTKEEHLDMLDGGIIQRLLEEKWKTFARNQFLKRLLILFIHLFFLSISVYLRPVRTDLASEDADPEDPDENGGIEESADAQNILRYCAEVATIAGVLSYVIFQQGDEVKNQGLSAFLKQLSHAPAKAIFLVSNLLILACIPFRIMGDIDTEEAILVFAVPGSWFLLMFFAGAVRLTGPFVTMIYSMLTGDMFTFGIIYAIVIFGFSQAFFFLFKGHPQLQTTMFNTFPSTWMALFQTTLGDYNYPDLNQTSYPNLAKTVFVTFMIFVPILLLNMLIAMMGNTYAHVIEQSEKEWMKQWAKIVVTLERAVPQTDAQKYLEAYSIPLGVSDDTGFEQRGVMVIKSKNKTRAKQRKGAVSNWKRVGKVTLNALKKRGMTGEEMRRLMWGRASISSPIKITKKKLKDPYNLNPDPGFENALNVINFGQETSTTNITGKSNVSDPFRDLVLHAELSDGTDPNYKSCLEKLANQARILVEQTMNIEVKQSSEKINPLATKPTTPSTPNIPLSSQQQQQQADNPEILHNLFQDPKFAVDPVKLEEFYKMLEAIDTEESDAGGCGRPILGKLSLVTRTKNALSQPEAIADIAKYITTEAASHDLWKRPDMDESNENQVEKEDVEREEHVSIPIEDDPNIIEEPSETEQETGNEEIVTAQDVHRAMAQLHLKRRQFPENEGSRRAKSARIRKKNKISPENTQDAQCRHRSAPLHKHGRRDISQDPLEPWSTRELGDINKILGYK